One Anaerohalosphaeraceae bacterium DNA segment encodes these proteins:
- the guaA gene encoding glutamine-hydrolyzing GMP synthase yields MHEQIVIVDFGSQYVQLIARRVREHKVYSEIVQPSLPLEKILRPGLKGIILSGGPASVYAPNAPMCDRRLFEAGVPILGICYGMQAGCKLLGAQVSSAPAREYGRTALRILCPDDLFRGLPEHTTVWMSHGDQVQQLPDDFIPLAETPTCPVAAVRHKNGRFWGVQFHPEVTHTPRGQEIIRNFLYDICGCRGDWQVSDFVQEAIEAVRRKVGSSRVICGLSGGVDSAVTATLLHKAIGDQLVCIFVDNGLLRKNEREGVVATFRNHFHIDLRVVDWGKQFLAKLAGVTDPQQKRKIIGAEFIEAFKSEAAKIPDAHFLAQGTLYPDVIESGKKDGNLAANIKLHHNVGGLPEQLGFELVEPLRDLFKDEVRLVGEYLGLPEEMVWRHPFPGPGLAVRIIGEVTEPKLAILREADDILIEEIKAAGLYRSVSQTLAVLLPIGTVGVMGDERSYEHVIAIRSVDTTDFMTADFSRIPYEVLGRIANRIINEVRGVNRVVYDISSKPPATIEWE; encoded by the coding sequence ATGCATGAGCAGATTGTCATTGTAGATTTCGGCAGTCAGTATGTTCAGCTGATTGCCCGTCGGGTGCGGGAGCATAAGGTTTATTCGGAGATTGTCCAGCCGAGTCTGCCGCTGGAGAAGATTCTGCGTCCGGGTCTGAAGGGGATTATCCTTTCGGGGGGGCCGGCCAGCGTCTATGCCCCGAATGCTCCGATGTGCGACCGTCGGCTGTTTGAGGCGGGCGTGCCGATTTTGGGGATTTGCTACGGGATGCAGGCAGGGTGCAAACTGCTGGGGGCGCAGGTCTCTTCGGCACCGGCCCGCGAGTACGGACGCACGGCCCTGAGAATCCTCTGTCCGGATGACTTGTTTCGGGGGCTTCCGGAGCATACAACCGTCTGGATGAGCCACGGCGACCAGGTGCAGCAGCTTCCGGATGACTTTATCCCGCTGGCCGAGACGCCGACCTGTCCTGTTGCGGCGGTTCGCCACAAAAACGGGCGGTTCTGGGGGGTTCAGTTTCATCCGGAAGTGACGCATACGCCGCGCGGACAGGAAATTATCCGAAACTTCCTGTATGACATCTGCGGCTGCCGGGGCGACTGGCAGGTGAGCGATTTTGTCCAGGAGGCGATTGAGGCCGTCCGTCGAAAAGTGGGCTCCTCGAGGGTGATTTGCGGCCTGTCGGGCGGGGTCGATTCGGCGGTGACGGCGACCCTGCTGCACAAGGCCATAGGCGACCAGCTGGTCTGCATCTTTGTCGATAACGGACTGCTGCGGAAAAACGAGCGGGAAGGCGTTGTGGCGACCTTCCGCAACCATTTTCATATTGACCTGCGGGTGGTGGACTGGGGAAAGCAGTTTCTGGCGAAGCTGGCCGGTGTGACGGACCCGCAGCAGAAGCGCAAAATCATTGGAGCAGAGTTTATTGAGGCATTCAAATCTGAGGCCGCCAAAATCCCGGATGCACATTTTCTTGCACAAGGGACGCTGTATCCGGATGTGATTGAATCGGGCAAAAAGGACGGCAATCTGGCGGCAAATATCAAGCTGCATCACAATGTCGGCGGGCTGCCGGAGCAGCTGGGGTTTGAACTGGTTGAACCGCTGCGGGATTTGTTCAAGGATGAGGTGCGGCTGGTTGGAGAGTATCTGGGGCTGCCGGAGGAGATGGTCTGGCGGCACCCATTCCCCGGACCGGGACTGGCGGTGCGGATTATCGGCGAGGTAACCGAGCCGAAGCTGGCTATTCTGCGGGAGGCGGACGATATTCTGATTGAGGAAATCAAAGCGGCGGGACTCTATCGGAGCGTCAGCCAAACGCTGGCGGTCCTGCTGCCGATCGGGACGGTCGGCGTGATGGGGGACGAACGCAGCTACGAGCATGTGATTGCCATTCGTTCGGTGGATACAACGGACTTTATGACGGCGGATTTCTCGCGGATTCCTTATGAGGTACTCGGCCGGATTGCCAACCGGATTATCAATGAAGTGCGCGGGGTCAATCGCGTAGTGTATGACATTTCGAGCAAGCCGCCGGCGACAATTGAGTGGGAGTAA
- a CDS encoding lipid A deacylase LpxR family protein: MANSWFRALGGLVVPAVMVLSSAGRAETFTIYAENDSRYLKPNHNTDRHYTNGFKLVYGFKPSWQWLEGYGQMDVPFFPTPQGPVETAAGIFLGQNIYTPDYVDEPARRRLKDMRFAGWLYSGLFVQRANEQVLDQAELSLGVIGPSAKGRQIQTCVHEAMHSGKPIGWDSQLGDRPAVDFSWYRKHRLQGTFWKPSEKIDFLSEYGFTAGSVFCHLQASVIGRFGFWELPKDWGPDRLELPAGAVTEAFRKEKAGYFFIRVGGRAVGYNQFLTDLDPEPFVGHLQVGCVIQLCSLELGYSQTYLTQEYKEQNYFDSYGALTVKWDF; this comes from the coding sequence ATGGCAAACAGCTGGTTTAGGGCACTTGGGGGGCTGGTGGTGCCGGCAGTGATGGTCCTAAGCTCGGCGGGACGAGCGGAGACCTTTACGATTTATGCTGAAAACGACAGCCGATATCTGAAACCCAATCACAACACCGACCGCCATTACACCAACGGGTTTAAACTGGTATACGGCTTCAAGCCGAGCTGGCAGTGGCTGGAAGGGTACGGACAGATGGATGTGCCTTTCTTTCCGACTCCTCAGGGGCCTGTTGAGACAGCGGCCGGCATCTTTTTGGGCCAGAATATCTATACCCCCGATTATGTGGATGAACCCGCTCGACGGCGGCTGAAGGATATGCGGTTTGCCGGATGGCTTTACAGCGGTCTTTTTGTTCAGCGGGCTAATGAACAGGTTCTGGACCAGGCGGAATTGAGCTTGGGCGTCATTGGGCCTTCTGCCAAAGGACGCCAGATTCAGACCTGTGTTCACGAAGCGATGCATTCCGGAAAACCAATCGGCTGGGACAGCCAGCTGGGAGACCGTCCGGCGGTGGATTTTTCCTGGTACCGCAAACATCGCTTGCAGGGGACGTTTTGGAAGCCGTCCGAAAAGATAGATTTTCTTTCGGAGTATGGGTTTACGGCAGGTTCGGTCTTTTGTCATCTGCAGGCAAGCGTAATCGGCCGGTTTGGATTTTGGGAATTGCCGAAGGATTGGGGGCCGGACCGGCTGGAATTGCCTGCCGGAGCCGTAACTGAGGCATTCCGTAAGGAAAAAGCGGGGTACTTCTTTATTCGGGTTGGCGGAAGGGCCGTCGGATATAACCAGTTTTTGACGGATTTGGATCCGGAACCGTTTGTCGGGCACCTTCAGGTGGGCTGTGTCATTCAACTCTGTTCGTTGGAACTGGGATACTCGCAGACCTATCTGACTCAGGAATATAAGGAACAAAATTATTTCGACAGCTACGGGGCTCTGACCGTAAAATGGGATTTTTAG
- the thrS gene encoding threonine--tRNA ligase produces MAKLTLPDGKVLEAADGIRAEQAVELIGPGLAKAALAVKINGKLSDLSVPLQGDVSFEVLTARQPEGLEVMRHSCAHIMAEAICRIWPKAKLVYGPTVADGFYYDIDLDEPIRPEDFEKIEEEMRKIIQSNQPFIRIEMSRQEALRKMAHDPYKLDNIQRASGDVISFYRHGDSNFEDLCRGPHIPRTGCIDPKAFKIMSVAGAYWHGDASQKMLQRVYGTVWPTKKELDAYLERLEEAKKRDHRLIGKQMELFSFHEEGPGFAFLHPKGMIIWNEIIDFWRQVHRRYKYVEVKTPIILNESLWHRSGHWDHYKENIYFTSVDGVNYAIKPMNCPGGLLIYNSRKHSYREFPMRVAELGLVHRYEASGQMHGLVRVRQFTQDDAHIFCTPEQIESEIIGVINLVQEIYSTFGFEDYHIELSTKPEKHIGSDEIWELATNALAGALKHKGLVFQINEGDGAFYGPKIDFHINDCLGRSWQLGTIQLDFSMPQRFNLVYSDRDNTEKTPVMIHRAILGSLERFLGILIEHYGGHFPVWLAPEQVRVLSISEKTNAYAEQVQRRLEEAGIRCSADLTDDKIGAKIARAHSDRIPYMAVIGPKEEETGTLTVRLRQSKESCSMNVEAFLSGVQEKIRSRSLSLTL; encoded by the coding sequence ATGGCAAAACTGACACTCCCGGATGGGAAAGTGCTGGAAGCGGCCGACGGAATACGAGCCGAACAGGCGGTTGAACTTATTGGACCAGGGCTGGCCAAAGCCGCTCTGGCTGTCAAAATAAACGGAAAACTTTCCGATTTGTCTGTCCCTTTGCAGGGGGATGTTTCCTTTGAAGTGCTCACAGCCCGCCAGCCGGAAGGACTGGAGGTAATGCGGCATAGTTGTGCGCATATTATGGCGGAGGCAATCTGCCGGATTTGGCCGAAGGCCAAACTGGTTTACGGGCCGACGGTTGCCGACGGGTTTTATTACGATATTGACCTGGATGAGCCGATTCGTCCGGAGGACTTTGAGAAAATCGAAGAGGAGATGCGGAAAATCATCCAATCCAATCAGCCCTTCATTCGGATTGAGATGAGCCGACAGGAGGCCCTCCGGAAAATGGCCCATGACCCATATAAACTGGATAACATCCAGCGGGCCAGCGGGGATGTTATCAGTTTTTACCGGCACGGCGACAGCAATTTTGAAGACCTTTGCCGGGGGCCGCATATTCCGAGAACCGGCTGTATCGACCCGAAGGCCTTTAAGATTATGAGTGTGGCCGGCGCCTATTGGCACGGAGATGCCAGCCAGAAGATGCTTCAGCGGGTCTATGGAACCGTCTGGCCGACCAAGAAGGAGCTGGATGCCTATCTCGAACGGCTCGAAGAAGCCAAAAAGCGGGACCATCGGCTTATTGGAAAGCAGATGGAACTGTTCAGCTTCCACGAAGAAGGGCCGGGATTTGCTTTTCTGCATCCGAAGGGGATGATTATCTGGAACGAAATCATCGACTTCTGGCGGCAGGTGCACCGACGGTACAAATATGTGGAGGTCAAGACTCCGATTATTCTCAATGAGTCGCTCTGGCACCGCAGCGGTCACTGGGACCATTACAAAGAGAATATATATTTTACTTCCGTGGACGGGGTCAATTACGCTATCAAGCCGATGAATTGCCCGGGCGGGCTTTTGATTTACAATTCGAGGAAGCATTCGTATCGGGAGTTTCCGATGCGGGTGGCGGAGTTGGGGCTGGTTCACCGCTACGAGGCCAGCGGGCAGATGCACGGGCTGGTGCGGGTGCGGCAGTTTACGCAGGATGATGCCCATATTTTCTGTACCCCCGAGCAGATTGAAAGCGAAATTATCGGCGTGATTAATCTGGTGCAGGAGATTTACTCGACCTTCGGGTTTGAGGATTATCATATTGAGCTGTCCACCAAGCCGGAAAAGCATATCGGCTCAGATGAAATCTGGGAGCTGGCGACGAATGCGCTGGCCGGAGCCCTGAAGCACAAAGGGCTGGTCTTTCAGATAAACGAAGGTGATGGGGCGTTTTACGGGCCGAAGATTGATTTTCATATCAATGACTGTTTGGGACGCTCCTGGCAGCTGGGGACAATTCAGCTGGATTTTTCGATGCCGCAGCGGTTCAATCTGGTCTATTCCGACCGGGATAATACCGAGAAAACACCTGTGATGATTCATCGGGCGATTTTGGGGTCGCTGGAGCGTTTTTTGGGGATTCTGATTGAACATTACGGCGGACATTTTCCGGTCTGGCTGGCTCCAGAGCAGGTGCGGGTTTTGTCCATCAGCGAAAAAACAAATGCCTATGCCGAGCAGGTGCAGCGGCGGCTGGAAGAAGCGGGGATTCGCTGTTCGGCGGACCTGACGGATGACAAGATTGGGGCCAAAATCGCCCGGGCTCATTCCGACCGGATTCCGTATATGGCGGTGATCGGCCCGAAGGAAGAGGAGACGGGCACGCTGACCGTTCGGCTTCGCCAGTCCAAAGAAAGCTGTTCAATGAATGTAGAAGCATTTCTATCCGGCGTGCAGGAAAAAATCCGCAGCCGTTCTTTGTCGTTGACGTTATGA
- the infC gene encoding translation initiation factor IF-3: protein MNERIRVSPVRLIDENNQQVGVVSIEEARNRAMEAGLDLVEVSPTSNPPVCRIMDYGKFLYQQKRKAKESQKKQHVVTLKEIRIRPKIDDHDRQIKLAQAVKFFEKGHKVQFTMPFRGREMAHVEQGYQMMEEIVQALQEVAKIERPAQMLGKRITMVLGPAKGS from the coding sequence ATTAATGAGCGGATTCGGGTCAGCCCGGTTCGGCTGATCGATGAAAACAATCAACAGGTTGGGGTTGTGTCGATTGAGGAGGCCCGAAACCGGGCGATGGAAGCGGGACTGGATTTGGTGGAGGTGTCGCCGACGTCGAATCCGCCGGTTTGCCGAATTATGGATTACGGCAAATTTCTGTATCAGCAGAAACGCAAGGCCAAAGAAAGCCAGAAAAAACAGCATGTCGTCACGCTCAAGGAGATTCGGATTCGCCCGAAAATCGACGACCATGACCGCCAGATTAAGCTGGCCCAGGCCGTCAAGTTCTTCGAAAAGGGGCATAAAGTCCAGTTTACAATGCCGTTTCGCGGGCGGGAAATGGCCCATGTGGAGCAGGGCTACCAAATGATGGAGGAGATTGTGCAGGCCCTTCAGGAGGTTGCCAAGATTGAGCGGCCGGCGCAGATGCTGGGCAAGCGGATTACAATGGTGCTGGGGCCTGCCAAGGGCAGTTAG
- the rpmI gene encoding 50S ribosomal protein L35 codes for MPKLKTHKGLAKRVKITGTGKVKRKRCGGGHLLSDKSAKRRRRFGSTTLVKGVRAKKIRVLLGQ; via the coding sequence ATGCCAAAGTTGAAAACACATAAAGGACTTGCCAAGCGGGTGAAGATAACCGGAACCGGAAAGGTGAAGCGCAAACGCTGCGGCGGCGGGCACTTGCTCAGTGACAAGAGCGCCAAGCGGCGGCGGCGTTTCGGTTCAACCACTCTGGTTAAGGGCGTTCGCGCCAAGAAAATCCGGGTTCTGCTCGGGCAGTAA
- the rplT gene encoding 50S ribosomal protein L20, protein MPRVRRGAARRQAKKRIFQVVKGHRGPDGKLLRLAKEAAVRANVNARIGRKQKKRTYRGLWIIRLSAACRQRGISYSHFINGCKKAGIGLNRKMLSELAIADPTAFDQIVEKAKAAL, encoded by the coding sequence ATGCCGAGAGTACGTCGCGGCGCTGCACGGCGCCAAGCCAAAAAGAGGATTTTTCAGGTCGTTAAGGGACATCGCGGTCCGGATGGCAAGCTGCTGCGTCTGGCCAAAGAAGCCGCTGTTCGGGCCAACGTGAACGCCCGAATCGGAAGAAAGCAGAAAAAGAGGACCTATCGGGGGCTGTGGATTATTCGGCTCAGTGCCGCCTGCCGGCAGCGCGGAATCAGCTACAGCCATTTCATCAACGGCTGCAAGAAGGCCGGAATCGGGCTGAACCGCAAGATGCTCAGCGAGCTGGCCATTGCCGACCCGACCGCTTTTGACCAGATTGTGGAAAAAGCCAAAGCCGCCCTGTAG
- the pheS gene encoding phenylalanine--tRNA ligase subunit alpha yields the protein MLEQFEQIGRAALQELETVSSAEQLEAFRIKYLGRKGQVTLMLSQIGALPAELKKQGGQLANRIKNEVTEAFERKKSSLGTVHRGGPILDVTLPGLPVRQGKSHIISQTISELLEIFGRMGFAVAYGPEVEDEWHNFIALNIPPEHPARDPMDNFYIDDRRLLRSQTSTIQIRVMERQKPPIRVVAPGRVYRPDTVDATHMFMFHQLEALVVDEGVSMVDLKSTIHQFIQIFFGAGTKWQFRPSFFPFTEPSCEVDILWTDKDGSEHWMEIGGCGMVDPNVFDAVGIDSEKYTGWAFGFGIERLAMKKFGISDIRLLFENDIRFLNQF from the coding sequence ATGCTCGAACAGTTCGAACAAATCGGCCGAGCGGCTCTGCAGGAGCTGGAGACGGTTTCAAGCGCCGAACAGCTGGAGGCCTTCCGCATCAAATATCTGGGCCGCAAGGGACAGGTAACCCTGATGCTCAGTCAGATTGGTGCACTGCCTGCAGAATTAAAAAAGCAGGGCGGGCAGCTGGCCAATCGAATTAAAAACGAGGTGACGGAAGCGTTCGAACGGAAAAAGAGCTCACTGGGCACTGTGCATCGGGGCGGGCCGATTCTCGATGTAACGCTGCCGGGCCTTCCGGTTCGACAGGGCAAGAGCCATATCATCTCTCAGACTATCAGCGAACTTCTGGAGATTTTCGGGCGGATGGGGTTTGCGGTGGCTTATGGGCCGGAGGTCGAGGATGAATGGCATAATTTTATCGCCCTGAATATTCCGCCGGAGCATCCGGCCCGCGACCCGATGGACAATTTTTACATTGATGACCGGCGGTTGCTTCGCAGTCAGACCTCGACGATTCAGATTCGGGTGATGGAGCGGCAGAAGCCCCCCATTCGGGTGGTTGCGCCGGGACGGGTGTATCGGCCGGATACGGTGGATGCCACGCATATGTTTATGTTCCATCAGCTGGAGGCCCTCGTGGTGGATGAAGGGGTCAGCATGGTGGACCTGAAAAGTACAATTCATCAGTTTATTCAAATCTTTTTCGGAGCCGGCACGAAATGGCAGTTTCGGCCGAGTTTCTTTCCGTTTACGGAGCCCAGCTGCGAGGTGGATATCCTCTGGACGGACAAGGACGGCAGCGAACACTGGATGGAAATCGGCGGCTGCGGGATGGTCGATCCGAATGTCTTTGATGCGGTTGGAATCGACAGCGAGAAATACACCGGCTGGGCGTTTGGATTCGGCATTGAGCGGCTGGCAATGAAAAAATTCGGCATTTCAGATATTCGGCTTCTGTTCGAAAACGACATCCGCTTTCTGAATCAATTCTAA
- a CDS encoding GspE/PulE family protein yields MWKRFDCLRVEYRMKATPSGIEEQNAAVLDALRQHHLLSEEQIQEVLSEQEKTGESLFHLLRQKELLDEDALTQLAAVSNGIEYVQLNPEMVDPSALKLIPLETARRYVLIPLRVEGDTLLVAMSSPLNLSVRQMIAARTGYQVRPVAASAEAIRQALQRHFNVENLTRQDIVAMRLKNKPAEEKKNAPVRQAAKSADALIVRLVESILTGAIDNRASDIHLEPRQPDMKVRYRIDGLLQDALEVPSSVQRQVVSHIKILANMDISERRLPQDGHIALEQGGKLYDLRVSSLPAVGGEKIVIRILDSQTGLRRLEELVSEPSDLEKFCSLLSNPYGMILLTGPTGSGKTTTLYSMIQHLNRPERNIVTVEDPVEYQIAGITQVQVKPEIRLTFASALRSILRQDPDIILIGEIRDEETAEIAVSAAQTGHLVLSTLHTNTAVGVIPRFLNLGTAAHQLAGALLGVITQRLVRTICPRCRRPYKPEPEARKILKLSDMKAELYRGAGCEYCRQTGYLGRTAVYEILMMTPSIRHRIVSGGSEDDLREEAIREGMKTLKMQGLEAVRQGRTTLEEVMRVIDMRER; encoded by the coding sequence ATGTGGAAACGTTTTGATTGTCTGCGCGTGGAGTATCGAATGAAAGCGACTCCTTCGGGGATTGAGGAACAAAACGCGGCGGTCTTGGATGCCTTGCGGCAGCATCATCTTCTGTCGGAAGAGCAGATTCAGGAGGTGCTGTCTGAACAGGAAAAAACGGGAGAGAGTCTTTTTCATCTGCTTCGGCAGAAAGAGCTGCTGGATGAAGACGCTCTGACTCAGCTGGCGGCCGTCAGCAACGGAATCGAATATGTTCAGCTGAATCCGGAGATGGTGGACCCGTCAGCTCTGAAACTGATTCCGCTGGAAACGGCCCGCCGCTATGTTTTGATACCCCTTCGTGTAGAAGGGGATACACTCCTTGTGGCGATGAGCAGTCCGCTGAATCTGTCGGTTCGTCAGATGATTGCGGCGCGAACCGGCTATCAGGTTCGGCCGGTGGCGGCGAGTGCGGAGGCGATTCGCCAGGCCCTGCAGAGACATTTCAATGTGGAAAACCTGACTCGGCAGGACATTGTGGCGATGCGTCTGAAGAACAAACCCGCCGAGGAGAAAAAAAATGCACCGGTGCGGCAGGCGGCCAAATCCGCTGATGCGCTGATTGTGCGGCTGGTGGAATCGATTTTGACGGGGGCGATTGACAATCGGGCCAGCGATATTCATCTGGAGCCGCGGCAGCCGGATATGAAAGTACGCTACCGGATTGACGGACTTCTTCAGGATGCACTGGAGGTTCCTTCTTCGGTGCAGCGTCAGGTGGTTTCGCATATCAAAATTCTGGCGAATATGGACATTTCGGAACGGCGGCTGCCGCAGGATGGGCATATTGCTCTGGAGCAGGGGGGAAAACTGTATGATTTGCGTGTTTCTTCGCTGCCGGCGGTCGGAGGAGAGAAGATTGTTATACGAATTCTGGATTCGCAAACCGGTCTGCGTCGGCTGGAGGAGCTGGTGAGCGAGCCGTCGGATTTGGAAAAGTTTTGTTCCCTGCTGAGCAATCCGTACGGAATGATTCTGCTGACAGGACCTACAGGAAGCGGCAAGACCACTACACTGTATTCGATGATTCAGCATTTGAATCGTCCTGAGCGGAATATTGTTACCGTGGAGGACCCGGTGGAATATCAGATTGCCGGGATTACCCAGGTTCAGGTCAAGCCGGAGATTCGGCTGACGTTTGCTTCGGCTCTGCGAAGCATTCTTCGCCAGGACCCGGATATTATTCTGATTGGGGAAATTCGGGATGAGGAAACGGCGGAGATTGCGGTCAGTGCGGCCCAAACCGGCCATTTGGTGCTGAGTACGCTGCATACGAACACGGCGGTCGGGGTTATTCCTCGGTTTCTGAATTTGGGGACGGCTGCTCATCAGCTGGCCGGTGCCCTGCTGGGGGTGATTACGCAGCGGCTTGTTCGAACGATTTGCCCGCGATGCCGTCGGCCGTATAAACCCGAGCCGGAAGCCCGGAAGATTTTGAAATTATCGGACATGAAGGCCGAACTTTATCGGGGGGCGGGCTGTGAATACTGCCGTCAAACGGGCTATCTGGGACGGACTGCGGTCTATGAGATTTTGATGATGACGCCGTCGATTCGACATCGGATTGTTTCGGGAGGGTCGGAAGATGATTTGAGGGAAGAGGCGATTCGAGAGGGAATGAAAACGCTGAAGATGCAGGGGCTGGAGGCGGTCCGGCAGGGCCGAACCACGCTGGAGGAAGTGATGCGGGTGATTGATATGCGGGAGAGATGA
- a CDS encoding type II secretion system F family protein yields the protein MPSYQYIAENSRGVRLAGIYEDAADAAHLEADLRKLGCRLLEAKPVERKEGGGGKGKIRPTEIVAFAYEFSGMFAAGLTVVRCLETLEEQASNEELKSILNSVRRSIEAGSSVASAFEPYRGVFGDFFLGMLEAGQTGGKLAETLRKAAEYYEKQLEVKTKVKGAFLYPAVVGLLCVCILTAIVIFVIPVFQRLYQQLHIELPWPTQILIGLSELVRHYFWIFPLLTGFVYWGWKRWRNHPGLRAAWDEAILKLPIIGPLVEMILVSRYIRTFAMMSSAGVGIVQALQQARQVCRNSVLNQVGEEIEQEIMTGGSLAQLLAEHPIFPPVIVQLAHAGEEAGLVAEMLTKGADYLDNAVQRRTAALLVKLEPMLSVIMGAAVGLILLGVYLPMFDYMSHIK from the coding sequence ATGCCTTCGTATCAGTATATTGCGGAAAACAGCCGAGGGGTTCGGCTGGCGGGTATTTATGAAGATGCGGCGGATGCAGCCCATCTGGAGGCGGATTTAAGAAAGCTGGGCTGCCGTCTGCTGGAGGCCAAGCCGGTGGAGCGGAAGGAGGGGGGCGGAGGAAAAGGAAAGATTCGGCCGACGGAAATTGTGGCGTTCGCCTATGAATTCTCCGGGATGTTTGCGGCGGGGCTGACGGTGGTTCGGTGTCTGGAGACCCTGGAGGAACAGGCCTCGAATGAGGAACTTAAGTCCATTTTAAATTCGGTTCGACGCTCCATTGAAGCCGGTTCCTCTGTGGCATCCGCCTTTGAACCCTATCGGGGTGTGTTTGGAGATTTCTTTTTGGGAATGCTGGAGGCCGGACAGACCGGCGGCAAACTGGCCGAGACGCTCCGGAAGGCGGCGGAGTATTATGAAAAGCAGCTGGAAGTGAAAACGAAGGTAAAGGGGGCTTTTTTGTATCCGGCCGTAGTGGGTTTGCTTTGTGTGTGCATCCTGACGGCCATTGTGATTTTTGTGATTCCGGTTTTTCAGCGGCTTTATCAGCAGCTGCATATCGAACTGCCCTGGCCGACGCAGATTCTGATTGGGCTCAGTGAGCTGGTCCGGCATTATTTTTGGATTTTTCCGCTGTTGACAGGGTTTGTTTACTGGGGCTGGAAACGATGGAGGAATCATCCTGGGCTTCGGGCGGCCTGGGATGAGGCGATTCTAAAACTGCCGATAATCGGACCGCTTGTGGAGATGATACTGGTCAGCCGGTATATTCGGACATTTGCGATGATGTCGTCAGCCGGCGTCGGAATTGTTCAGGCCCTTCAGCAGGCCCGTCAGGTCTGCCGCAACAGTGTTCTGAATCAAGTCGGGGAAGAAATTGAACAGGAGATTATGACCGGCGGTTCGCTGGCACAGCTGCTGGCGGAACATCCGATATTTCCGCCGGTGATTGTGCAGCTGGCCCATGCCGGCGAAGAGGCGGGACTCGTGGCGGAGATGCTCACCAAAGGGGCGGATTATCTGGACAATGCCGTCCAGCGGCGGACGGCGGCGCTTTTGGTGAAGCTGGAGCCGATGTTATCGGTCATTATGGGGGCGGCGGTTGGGCTGATTCTGCTGGGAGTTTACCTGCCGATGTTTGATTATATGAGCCATATCAAATAA
- a CDS encoding prepilin-type N-terminal cleavage/methylation domain-containing protein, which yields MKDKKGITLVELLIVVMILGALAAIALPRISQSASNARQRACDTNISLINSAIEMYYVDTGSYPAALTNVTNNTTYFPDGAPVCPLGGTYTMNANHRVTCNH from the coding sequence ATGAAGGATAAGAAAGGTATTACGCTGGTGGAACTGCTGATTGTCGTAATGATTTTGGGGGCATTGGCTGCGATAGCACTGCCGCGAATTTCGCAGAGTGCCAGCAATGCACGTCAGCGGGCTTGTGATACAAACATCAGCTTAATTAATTCAGCCATTGAAATGTATTATGTTGATACCGGCAGTTATCCGGCGGCGTTAACGAACGTCACGAACAACACGACGTATTTTCCGGATGGAGCGCCGGTTTGTCCGCTGGGCGGCACCTATACAATGAATGCCAATCATCGCGTGACGTGCAATCACTGA